From one Mytilus trossulus isolate FHL-02 chromosome 10, PNRI_Mtr1.1.1.hap1, whole genome shotgun sequence genomic stretch:
- the LOC134687531 gene encoding uncharacterized protein LOC134687531, protein MEPRFTRQTVKEKSSGNVQLNDHNKNMRKKKAKSLAKKSEKNVSNASLQSSIVSALPSRKRKFDQRIKEPKPKVAKASMSSTKIKVAKASMSSTKIKVAKTSLSSTKIKVAKASLSSTKINVAKASLSSTKIKVAKASLSSTKIKVAKASLSSTKIKVAKASLSSTKIKVAKASLSSTKIKVAKASLSSTKTKVDKASLSSTKTKVAKASLSSTKIKVAKASLSSTKIKVAKASLSSTKIKVAKASLSSTKTKVDKASVPSTKTKVAKAAVPSTTTTAKKNKRNSKDSSVPRTGKRGRGSQSSLQHHRTRKAEEINSKDTKSDSIKLKKNISEKVKRQHLKVTSLTSNRMTKRKRSKALDLKSETQTEKRNLKKKKLLITKPPNKSRRQRLPSKEYQIDKIKENTKKTSFIRPYLSFDTNLPYLVSNICCVDQNTLWIGRMAYGTILKVTHSSSKTLTIVKELEQCDFYDFCYDRNEDQILYTDRINNSIMSISSNYKLTKFKCVEPLKPTCITISLDDFIFLGLVDEYSYRKSPKREIVKMAKNGTVVMRIPSIHYNIVRFSMSHRIAIHPNNDIIIATNDMNGEVLLSFDPEGKSKFAKTVTNLNPGIRFHVSGLTISKAGDIVVCNDANEEIYIYDVKGELLETITSQSIGITDRPWSLAFDSSDHLLIGTLAHEPKVPTICFADYLYR, encoded by the coding sequence ATGGAACCACGGTTTACTCGGCAAACCGTTAAAGAAAAATCAAGTGGGAACGTACAGCTGAATGACCACAACAAGAACATGCGTAAGAAAAAGGCAAAATCATTAGCAAAGAAAAGTGAGAAAAATGTATCGAACGCTTCATTACAAAGTTCAATTGTTTCAGCATTACCTTCACGAAAACGGAAGTTTGATCAGAGAATAAAAGAACCAAAACCAAAGGTAGCTAAGGCATCAATGTcatctacaaaaataaaggtaGCTAAGGCATCAATGTcatctacaaaaataaaggtaGCTAAGACATCACTGTcatctacaaaaataaaggtaGCTAAGGCATCACTGTcatctacaaaaataaatgtagcTAAGGCATCACTGTcatctacaaaaataaaggtaGCTAAGGCATCACTGTcatctacaaaaataaaggtaGCTAAGGCATCACTGTcatctacaaaaataaaggtaGCTAAGGCATCACTGTcatctacaaaaataaaggtaGCTAAGGCATCACTGTcatctacaaaaataaaggtaGCTAAGGCATCACTGTCatctacaaaaacaaaagtagaTAAGGCATCACTGTCATCTACAAAAACAAAGGTAGCTAAGGCATCACTGTcatctacaaaaataaaggtaGCTAAGGCATCACTGTcatctacaaaaataaaggtaGCTAAGGCATCACTGTcatctacaaaaataaaggtaGCTAAGGCATCACTGTCatctacaaaaacaaaagtagaTAAGGCATCAGTGCCATCTACAAAAACAAAGGTAGCTAAAGCAGCAGTGCCATCTACAACAACAACTGCAAAAAAGAATAAACGAAACTCGAAAGATTCTTCAGTACCAAGGACTGGAAAAAGAGGAAGAGGAAGTCAGTCTTCCCTTCAACATCATCGTACAAGAAAAGCCGAAGAAATTAATTCAAAAGATACTAAATCTGACTcaataaaactaaagaaaaacatATCTGAAAAGGTAAAACGACAACATTTGAAAGTAACTTCTTTAACAAGTAATAGAATGACAAAAAGGAAAAGATCAAAAGCATTGGATTTAAAAAGCGAAACACAAACGGAGAAAAGAAACCTCAAGAAAAAGAAACTTTTAATAACAAAACCTCCAAACAAAAGTAGACGTCAGAGATTGCCGTCAAAGGAATATCAGATTGATAAGATAAAAGAGAATACGAAGAAAACGTCGTTCATTCGCCCATATTTGAGTTTTGATACAAATCTTCCATATCTTGTGTCCAATATATGCTGTGTTGACCAAAATACCCTATGGATAGGACGAATGGCTTATGGTACCATCTTGAAGGTGACACACAGTTCATCAAAAACACTTACCATCGTAAAAGAACTTGAGCAGTGTGATTTTTATGACTTTTGCTATGATCGAAACGAGGATCAAATATTATATACGGATAGAATTAACAACAGCATAATGTCTATTTCCTCAAATTATAAGCTGACAAAGTTCAAATGTGTGGAACCGCTGAaacctacatgtataacaatTTCTCTGGATGACTTTATTTTCTTAGGCCTAGTTGATGAGTATTCATATCGGAAATCTCCAAAAAGGGAAATCGTGAAAATGGCCAAAAATGGGACAGTCGTCATGCGAATACCATCAATTCATTACAATATTGTACGTTTTTCTATGTCCCATCGAATTGCTATTCACCCCAACAATGATATTATAATAGCAACTAACGACATGAATGGGGAAGTGCTACTCAGTTTTGATCCCGAAGGGAAAAGCAAATTTGCAAAAACAGTCACAAACTTAAACCCTGGTATACGTTTTCATGTTAGTGGTTTGACAATATCCAAAGCGGGCGATATAGTTGTTTGTAATGATGCAAATgaagaaatttatatttatgatgTCAAGGGAGAATTATTAGAAACAATCACATCTCAATCGATTGGAATAACCGACAGACCATGGAGTTTAGCTTTTGACAGTAGTGATCACTTACTTATTGGTACACTGGCGCATGAACCGAAGGTTCCTACTATTTGCTTTGCTGATTACCTCTATCGTTAA
- the LOC134687532 gene encoding uncharacterized protein LOC134687532, with translation MEQRITRQTVKDKSNGNIQLNDHNKKKIRRKKAKSLAKKSSKKVSNASLQSSMVSALFPRKRKCDQIIKEPKAKVAKASVPSTKTKVAKASVPSTKTKVAKASVPSTKTKVAKASVRSTKTKVAKASAPSTKTKVAKASVRSTKTKVDKASVRSTKTKVAKASVPSTKTKVAKASVRSTKTKVAKASVPSTKTKVAKASVRSTKTKVAKASVPSTKTKVAKASVPSTKTKVAKASVRSTKTKVAKASVPSTTTTAKKNKRYSKDSSIPRTEKRERGRLCSLQHHRTKKPEEINSKDIKSDSIKPKKSTKVKRQQRIHLKVTSLTCNSMMKRKRTKALDLKSERKMEKNNQQKKKLLITKPPNKSRRQRLPSKDIQFDKIKETTDKTSFIHPYLSFDTNLPNLVSNICCVDQNTLWIGRMAYGSILKVTYNSSKTLTIVKEFKHPQCDFYDFCYDGNKDQILYTDRRNNSIMSISSKYKLTKFKCVKPLKPTCITISPDDFIFCGLVDEYSYQASPKREIVKMAKNGTIIMRIPSINDNLVRFSMSHRIAIHPNNDIVIAANDINGGVILIFDPEGQSKYSKTVTGPGVRFQPRGLTISRGGDIVVCNESNGEIYIYDVKGQLMETIKSQSIGITDIPWSLAFDSSGHLVIGTMVNYQPNVPTICFAEYLYR, from the coding sequence ATGGAACAAAGAATTACTCGGCAAACCGTTAAAGAcaaatcaaatggcaacatACAGCTGAATGACCATAACAAGAAGAAGATTCGTAGGAAAAAGGCAAAATCATTAGCTAAGAAAAGTTCGAAAAAAGTATCGAACGCTTCATTACAAAGTTCAATGGTTTCAGCATTATTTCCACGAAAACGGAAATGTGACCAGATAATAAAAGAACCAAAAGCAAAGGTAGCTAAGGCATCAGTGCCATCTACAAAAACAAAGGTAGCTAAGGCATCAGTGCCATCTACAAAAACAAAGGTAGCTAAGGCATCAGTGCCATCTACAAAAACAAAGGTAGCTAAGGCATCAGTGCGATCTACAAAAACGAAGGTAGCTAAGGCATCAGCGccatcaacaaaaacaaaggtAGCTAAGGCATCAGTGCGATCTACAAAAACGAAGGTAGATAAGGCATCAGTGCGATCTACAAAAACAAAGGTAGCTAAGGCATCAGTGCCATCTACAAAAACAAAGGTAGCTAAGGCATCAGTGCGATCTACAAAAACAAAGGTAGCTAAGGCATCAGTGCCATCTACAAAAACAAAGGTAGCTAAGGCATCAGTGCGATCTACAAAAACGAAGGTAGCTAAAGCATCAGTGCCATCTACAAAAACAAAGGTAGCTAAGGCATCAGTGCCatctacaaaaacaaaagtagcTAAGGCATCAGTGCGATCTACAAAAACAAAGGTAGCTAAAGCATCAGTGCCATCTACAACAACAACTGCCAAAAAGAATAAAAGGTACTCGAAAGATTCTTCAATACCAAGGACTGAAAAAAGAGAAAGAGGAAGACTGTGTTCCCTCCAACACCATCGTACAAAAAAACCCGAAGAAATTAATTCAAAAGATATTAAATCTGACTCAATAAAACCAAAGAAATCTACAAAGGTAAAACGACAACAACGGATACATTTGAAAGTAACTTCTTTAACATGTAATAGTATGATGAAAAGGAAAAGAACAAAAGCTTTGGATTTAAAAAGTGAACgaaaaatggagaaaaataacCAACAGAAAAAGAAACTTTTAATAACAAAACCTCCAAACAAAAGTAGACGTCAGAGATTGCCGTCAAAGGATATTCAGTTTGATAAGATAAAAGAGACTACGGATAAAACGTCGTTCATCCATCCATACTTAAGTTTTGATACAAATCTTCCAAATCTTGTGTCCAATATATGTTGTGTTGACCAAAACACTTTATGGATAGGACGAATGGCTTATGGTAGCATCTTGAAGGTGACATACAATTCATCAAAAACACTTACCATCGTAAAAGAATTTAAGCACCCGCAGTGTGATTTTTATGACTTTTGCTATGATGGGAACAAGGATCAAATATTATACACGGATCGAAGGAACAACAGCATAATGTCTATTTCCTCAAAGTATAAGCTGACAAAGTTCAAATGTGTAAAACCGCTGAAACCAACATGTATAACAATTTCTCCGGATGACTTTATTTTCTGTGGCCTTGTCGATGAGTATTCATATCAGGCATCTCCAAAAAGAGAAATCGTGAAAATGGCAAAAAATGGGACAATCATTATGCGAATCCCATCAATTAATGACAATCTTGTACGTTTTTCTATGTCCCACCGAATTGCTATTCACCCTAACAATGATATAGTAATAGCAGCTAACGACATAAATGGGGGAGTGATACTCATTTTTGATCCTGAAGGGCAAAGTAAATATTCCAAAACAGTTACAGGCCCTGGTGTACGTTTTCAGCCGAGGGGATTGACAATATCCAGAGGAGGCGATATTGTAGTTTGTAATGAGTCAAATGgagaaatttatatttatgatgTCAAGGGACAATTAATGGAAACAATAAAATCTCAATCAATTGGAATAACCGACATACCATGGAGTTTAGCTTTTGACAGTAGTGGTCATTTAGTTATTGGCACTATGGTTAACTATCAACCGAATGTTCCGACTATTTGCTTTGCTGAATATCTCTACCGCTAA
- the LOC134687534 gene encoding uncharacterized protein LOC134687534 isoform X1, translating into MEPRVTRQTARDELQGTIQLNDHTKDMRKKKEKSLATKGEKKVSSAMVSLSRHQKRKFDQRIKKPNAKVAKESVPSTKTAKTSVPSTKTKVVKASGSSTKSKEAKASGPSTKTKIAKSSVPSTPTDKKNKRNSKDFSIPRTRQLERGRLSSLQHHRTRKAEENDLKDFKSGSIKAKKNQSAKVERQQRTHLKLTSLTSNRIIRKRSKALKQKRETQREKSNLQKKKLLKTKPLNNSRRPRSTSKEIQFDKVTETTETTSFIRPYLSFDTNLPTLVSNICCVDQHTLWIGRMAYGNILKVTYNSSNILNIVKEFKHPQCEFYDFCYDRNKDQILYTDRRNDSIMSISSNYKLKKFKCLKPLKATCITISPDDFIFFGLVDEYSHHSSPKREIVKMARNGTIIMRIPSIQDNAVRFSIPHRIAIHPNNDIVIESYEINGGGIVIFDSEGQSKHPRTITGPNVRFQPRGLAISRAGDIVVSNEAHGEIYIYDVKGQLLETITSQSIGITDIPWSLAFDNCGHLVIGTMVDNMYQPNVPTICFAEYLYR; encoded by the coding sequence ATGGAGCCAAGAGTTACTCGGCAAACTGCTAGAGATGAATTACAGGGCACCATACAGCTAAATGACCACACCAAGGACATGCGTAAGAAAAAGGAAAAGTCATTAGCTACGAAAGGTGAGAAAAAAGTATCGAGTGCAATGGTTTCATTATCCCGtcatcaaaaaagaaaatttgaccAGAGAATAAAAAAACCCAACGCAAAGGTAGCTAAGGAATCAGTGCCATCTACAAAAACAGCTAAGACATCAGTGCCATCTACAAAAACAAAGGTAGTTAAGGCATCAGGGTCATCTACAAAATCAAAGGAAGCTAAGGCATCAGGGCCATCTACAAAAACAAAGATAGCTAAGTCATCAGTGCCGTCTACACCAACTGATAAAAAGAATAAACGAAACTCGAAAGATTTTTCAATACCAAGAACAAGACAGCTAGAAAGAGGGAGACTGTCTTCCCTCCAACATCATCGTACAAGAAAAGCTgaagaaaatgatttaaaagattttaaatctgGCTCAATAAAAGCAAAGAAAAACCAATCTGCAAAGGTAGAACGACAACAACGGACACATTTGAAACTAACTTCTTTAACAAGTAATAGAATAATAAGGAAAAGATCAAAagcattaaaacaaaaaagagaaacacAAAGGGAGAAAAGTAACCTACAGaaaaagaaacttttaaaaaccAAACCTCTTAACAATAGTCGACGTCCGAGATCAACGTCAAAAGAAATTCAATTTGATAAGGTAACAGAGACTACGGAGACAACGTCGTTCATTCGTCCATACCTGAGTTTTGATACAAATCTTCCAACTCTTGTGTCCAATATATGTTGTGTTGACCAACACACTTTATGGATAGGACGAATGGCTTATGGTAACATCTTGAAGGTGACGTACAATTCATCAAACATACTTAACATCGTTAAAGAATTTAAACACCCACAGTGTGAATTTTATGACTTTTGCTATGATCGGAACAAGGATCAAATATTATACACGGATCGGAGGAACGACAGCATAATGTCTATTTCCTCAAATTATAAGCTAAAAAAGTTCAAATGTCTAAAACCGCTGAAAGCAACATGTATAACAATTTCTCCGGAtgactttattttctttggccTTGTCGATGAGTATTCACACCATTCATCTCCAAAAAGGGAAATTGTGAAAATGGCAAGAAATGGGACAATCATCATGCGAATCCCATCAATCCAGGACAATGCTGTACGCTTTTCTATTCCCCATCGAATTGCTATACACCCGAACAATGATATAGTAATAGAATCTTACGAAATAAATGGGGGAGGGATTGTCATTTTTGATTCTGAAGGGCAAAGCAAACACCCAAGAACAATAACAGGCCCTAATGTACGTTTTCAGCCGAGGGGATTGGCAATATCCAGAGCGGGCGATATAGTAGTTTCTAATGAGGCACATGGAGAAATTTACATTTATGATGTCAAGGGACAATTATTAGAAACAATAACATCTCAATCGATTGGAATAACCGACATACCATGGAGTTTAGCTTTTGACAATTGTGGTCATTTAGTTATTGGCACTATGGTTGACAACATGTATCAACCGAATGTTCCGACTATTTGCTTTGCTGAATACCTCTACCGTTAA